In a genomic window of Gopherus evgoodei ecotype Sinaloan lineage chromosome 14, rGopEvg1_v1.p, whole genome shotgun sequence:
- the LOC115634888 gene encoding kunitz-type serine protease inhibitor B1-like isoform X2 produces MKSGLLLLLGLLALWADLLPASGQLRQANPICNLSADPGPCFTYSLNYFYNSATKRCEEFVYGGCQGNGNRFPNVDECLQTCGSSGDICRLPPKTGPCEALIPRFFYNPASRTCESFIYGGCQGNGNNFRTLPECQRACRKRGPTRERDWEEPRA; encoded by the exons ATGAAAtcaggcctcctcctcctcctggggctCCTCGCCCTCTGGGCTGACCTGCTGCCTGCCTCTGGGCAGCTCCGTCAAG CTAACCCAATCTGCAATCTCTCTGCGGATCCCGGCCCATGTTTCACCTACAGCCTCAACTACTTCTACAACTCGGCCACCAAGAGGTGTGAGGAGTTCGTTTATGGCGGGTGCCAGGGCAATGGGAACAGGTTTCCCAATGTGGATGAATGTCTCCAGACTTGTGGAAGCTCAG GTGACATTTGCCGACTCCCGCCAAAGACAGGCCCTTGTGAGGCACTGATCCCTCGCTTCTTCTACAACCCGGCCTCCAGGACGTGCGAAAGCTTCATCTACGGCGGCTGCCAGGGCAATGGGAACAACTTTAGAACCCTCCCGGAGTGCCAGCGGGCCTGCAGGAAACGCG GGCcgaccagagagagagactgggaagAACCGAGAGCCTGA
- the LOC115634888 gene encoding BPTI/Kunitz domain-containing protein-like isoform X1, with protein MKSGLLLLLGLLALWADLLPASGQLRQANPICNLSADPGPCFTYSLNYFYNSATKRCEEFVYGGCQGNGNRFPNVDECLQTCGSSGDICRLPPKTGPCEALIPRFFYNPASRTCESFIYGGCQGNGNNFRTLPECQRACRKRGKGTKHVNLLTWAGQLSELGQPEN; from the exons ATGAAAtcaggcctcctcctcctcctggggctCCTCGCCCTCTGGGCTGACCTGCTGCCTGCCTCTGGGCAGCTCCGTCAAG CTAACCCAATCTGCAATCTCTCTGCGGATCCCGGCCCATGTTTCACCTACAGCCTCAACTACTTCTACAACTCGGCCACCAAGAGGTGTGAGGAGTTCGTTTATGGCGGGTGCCAGGGCAATGGGAACAGGTTTCCCAATGTGGATGAATGTCTCCAGACTTGTGGAAGCTCAG GTGACATTTGCCGACTCCCGCCAAAGACAGGCCCTTGTGAGGCACTGATCCCTCGCTTCTTCTACAACCCGGCCTCCAGGACGTGCGAAAGCTTCATCTACGGCGGCTGCCAGGGCAATGGGAACAACTTTAGAACCCTCCCGGAGTGCCAGCGGGCCTGCAGGAAACGCGGTAAGGGGACCAAGCACGTGAACCTGCTCACCTGGGCTGGGCAGCTCAGCGAGCTGGGACAGCCTGAGAATTAA